One Pieris napi chromosome 22, ilPieNapi1.2, whole genome shotgun sequence genomic region harbors:
- the LOC125060892 gene encoding calexcitin-2-like: protein MMSDLRIQKLQFAFKKFFDADEGGAVEKKDFEKTLEKLGWKETDGEEIKNQIWDGFKAADVDGDGQVSTDEWIKMWDLQDTETLPEWNNLFCKVCFHILDKTGDGVIDEEEFLNVHEIFGGTKEEAVDAFQTIAEDKSSLNFDDFSQLFKEFFLSDDIDDPGNYIFGTLNFFKG from the coding sequence atgatgTCCGACCTGAGAATACAGAAGCTGCAGTTTGCTTTCAAAAAATTCTTCGACGCCGACGAAGGTGGCGCCGTCGAAAAAAAAGACTTTGAGAAAACCTTGGAGAAGCTAGGATGGAAGGAAACGGACGGCGAGGAGATCAAGAACCAGATATGGGATGGATTTAAGGCAGCTGATGTTGACGGTGATGGACAAGTATCCACCGACGAGTGGATCAAAATGTGGGACCTCCAAGACACAGAGACCTTGCCTGAATGGAACAACCTGTTCTGCAAGGTCTGCTTCCACATCCTAGATAAGACTGGTGATGGTGTTATAGATGAAGAGGAGTTTCTCAATGTCCACGAAATCTTCGGAGGCACGAAAGAAGAAGCCGTCGACGCTTTCCAGACGATAGCGGAGGACAAGAGCAGTCTCAACTTTGATGACTTTTCACAACTTTTTAAAGAGTTCTTCCTGTCTGACGATATCGATGACCCCGGGAACTACATTTTTGGtacattgaatttttttaaaggatag